The DNA region CCCAATCATCCAGCTTCAATgaataaaaatgtaaataaaaaaaatttcagaatATATTAATCTGAAGAATACTTTGAGAATTGCAGTGTTTAAATTTAGCATTTTAGCgcattataaattaattgtttttttttttgcgaattacaaccatcAAAATATGAATTAAAGTCTACAACGTTCAACTAAATCACAAAATTCCGACAATTTTAATAGTcgaaattttaaattaagtggTTCGAAATTCTGTGATTTGGCCAGAATGctgtaaatttaaatattttagaggctgtaatttgcaaaaaaaaaaaaaataaacatttaatttataatttgctAAAATGCTAAATTAAACACTGCAATTCTCAAATTATTCTAATCATAAAAATtttgaacttttaaaaaatgatgaaatattaaaaataaaaaaatttacccGTAATGATCCTTTTCGGTTGGGATGATCATAACCAGGGGGTTTATTATGAGATTTATTATGATCAAGCAAACGATATTCATGCATAATCCAATTAGTTTTGATACCCCTTGGAGGTTTTCCACCATAAAAAACAAGTGCCTTTTTAACACCCACTTTTTGATTTGATCCAGTGCTTAAAACAGGTTTATCTGTTCCTGTTGCTTTCCAATATCCAGATGTTGCTGCTCTGTTTGGGCGTGCTCCGTTTGGGTATTTTCTATCCCTTGGACTGAAGAAATACCACTCTTGCTCTCCAAACACTGCCTTAGCTGCTCTCCCATCAATTTCAACAAttcaattattttcttattcaccaataaatattaatattaatcaacATAAAATGatcattatattttaatatttttgaaatcCAAGATCATTGtagatattatattaatattgtgTGAACGTTTGTTAAGTTAATTTCTGATATCATATTAAGAAACAGATCAACCAACAAGCGTACCTCAAGGTATATCATAGTTTATATATCCATTAATTACTCCTCTTCCTTTGCTTCTTAATGTTGTTTCCaccaaaaattttaattgtaattaagaaaaatagaatattacaaatgtatgaaaaatataaaaacaatataaaattattaaaaaaatatttcaataatattAGTGAAAAACATATATGattataagaaatataaattgTTATACTTCCTCAAATTACTATAAAcattgttaaattattaaaatctgaataaacaaagttaattattttcaaatttatgatataaataaaaaaaattttagaataattaataataaaatttaaaatgccaAATAAAAACAGATTTAAGAAACGGAGAGagaattatttatttgtatttatatatttaatccaacaggatttttttttaatcattttcaaACAAGAAAATTACCAGGAAGTTCCCAAGGATCGAATTTGTAAAGGTCGACCTCGGCGATGATGGAGACAGGAAGAGGGGCAGATTGGACTTTTCTCTTTAAGTAATGAACCACCAGCTCTTCATCAGTAGGGTGAAATCGAAAGCCTGGTGGAAGTTGCGGATGTGTAGGATGTTGCAGTTGCTGCTCAGATGGATTTTGGGACCCACCGGATCCCGGTGAGTGGGTAGTATCCAtggatatataaatatatttaagtatTTATTGTATGAGTGATTTTCTGTTGATtctgtttgtttgttttggtttttcTATGGTTTTGAGGAAATACTTCTATTTGTTTGGGTTTAATTTTCAGGAGAGTTGTACTTGATAAGAGAGATGATGTTAGAGAGAGAACGAGAAAGGCTTAAATGTTTGTTGAGGTTGGGTGGACCCATTGTTTTATATGCATGACATGAGATAGTGGGACCCATGATCATTGATTAGTAAGGACAAAATAGATTATCGCTCAGGGCTCTAAATTTTTAGAGtccaaaatatttatttttacgtCTGagtgatattaatttgaattaaattttttagatataatttatattttttactaaaTAATATGAGTTATAAGtgcttttttaattaattaatttaaatatcaacaataaaaaaaaatatattatattattcattacctttaagtttttagagtttttttcttttattttggggCTTAAAACTGAACGGGATGGCACTGATGGGACCCATTCATACTCTGGTGGACATTAGTCAgaaaactaaatttatttaCTTCCATAAAATGGGATGTTAAGAGTATGCTTTCAAACTAATCACGTGTTTAACTTTATAGCATAGATTGCTAAGATTCTATAATTTATGCTTTATGTATGTGTTGTTTGTCAATAATCTATTGGCTTTAAGGTTCCGATGGATTTGAGTTAATTATACTCTGGTTAAAGATTGAGTCGTTTAGAAAGTGATTTTATGAATGTACTTATGgatgttttgaatcaattaagaAGTTGGTTATAGTTTATCAACACTTATTAAATCACTTTCAATTGAAATTTTATCGATTAAATTTTgagttaaaattatatatatatatatatatatatatatatatatatatatatatatatatatatatatatatatatatatatatatatatatatatatatatatatatatatatatatattgttgagtATTTAGATCATGTAGGACATATTCAAAAGCTTAAGGCATATACTAAAGTATAGACTAAGCAAGAACGTAACAACGGAATCAAAACAAGGCTGCTCGGGCtcatgctcgttcgagcactatGTTGCTCGTTCTAGCATGCCTTATTTTGTCAGATAGTTTGTTTAGAAAActtttgttttatgttttttgtatttgctcgttcgagcacttcgggtgctcgttcgagcactaaGGAATTTTCGAGTCAGAAAGTTTCtaaaaagtgtttttggcttatgctcgttcgagcacattgAAACAGAACGTTTGTTCATGATACGAAACTTTGTTCATGGAGTAATGTGTTGTTATGAACGAATGTTTTACGTCATAATTAAACGATAATCATCAGTTATCATTGATGTATGGTTTTGGTTGAATCCATATGTCACTTCAACTCCATAAATAAGAGTAAGTGGATGGAAATCATTTAACATCTTTGAAATATCAATTTCTGTCATCTTTCTCTCAATCTCTTGAAACATagaagagagtaattaactcttttaTAGTTTTCCTGATTTTAATCTGtacataaacacataatcatttagttCATTCGGTTTGTATTAATCGGTtgatgtgattgattgtatcgCATTGTGAATTTCCGGTCTCATAActcaagtacctttgtggggaaaatatcacaataggaaagcttGTAGTCGCCTTCAATCTATATTAAGATTTCCGAGTGACGTTTATCGTTGCAAACTAATCTTCTCTATGACACTTTTCATTTCGTGGTTCATTCAAGCAAGGAGTTTATTGCCATACACAAAGAAGACACTACAAACATCAACTTGCATTTGTACTTTTATTTctgcattattatttgtaataatctATTGTGATATATTTTTGCGATCATGGAAAGCGTCAAGGAACTCACTTCGAACTTCATGAAGTTGGACAAGTTTTTGGGTGTGGAATTTAGAAGATGGCAAAAGAAAATGCTCATCTTCTTGACTTCCCTCAATGTGGCCTATGTGATAACATAAGCACTCCGAAATCGGAAGAGAAGGAGAATGAAACTTTGGAGGAGGCAAGGAAGCGCAACCAGTGGGAGAAAAATGATTTCATATGTAGAGGACACATCCTTAACGGTATGTGTGACTTTCTTTTCGATATTTATGAATTTCATGAATCCGCTAAGATATTATGGGATAGCTTAGAAGATAAATATACGTTGGAAGATGCAAGTTCTAAGAATTTTTAAGTAAgtaactttaattattacaaAATGTTGGACAACCGTCCGGTGATTGATCAATTCTATGAATTACAACGCATGTATAATAACATGAAAGTGCATGACATAACCATGGATGAAATTTGCATAGTTTCAAGTATCATAGACAAGTTGGCAAGCACTTGGAGAGATGTTAAACATACCCTTAAACATAAAAAGGAAGACATTACTCTCTCGGAACTTGCTCAACATCTTCAAGTTGAAGCAAGTTTAAGAGAACTTGAAAGTTCAAGGGGAGATAATCCCAATCTTTCAACCTTCAACAAGGTGATGGATGATAAAAATGCTTCAACAAGTGGAGACAAGAGGAAGAAAACACAAAATCCCAAAGGAAAAGGCAAGAAAAAGGTTTAATGATAATGCTTGTTGGGAATGTGGAAAGCCCGGACATTGCAAGAAAAATTGCTTTGTGTTTAAGAATAAACTTAAGAAGATCAAGGGTAATGCTTTTACAAGCAACAACTCTCCTACTAAAGGTAATCTTGCAATTTTGGATGAAAATTCTGGTTTGAATTTATCTTCCATGGATAGTGAtgtgtattgtgcaggatgatGACATGCCTTGGTGGATCGATTCAGGGGCCTTAAGACATGTGTGCAAGAGTAAACATTGGTTCAAAACTTTACACAATGTTGTGGATGGAGAGAATCTCTACATGGGAGTTAATTCATTAATCGAAAACCACGGCAAAGGACAAGTGGAACTCTTGTTTTCATCGGGAAATACTTTAGTTCTTAGGGATGTATACTTTGCTCCCGATATTAGAAGGAATCTTGTTTTCGGTCCTATCTTGAATCGATTCGGATATAAGTTGGTGTTTGAAGCCGATAGATGTATAATATCTAAGTGTAACTTGTTTATAGGTCGTGCTTATTCATGTTGTAATTTGTTTAAACTTTCCTTAAATTGTAATCCTAAAAACTtgatatgtatataaatatgtgtGATGATTTACATTATATATGGCATCTTAGATTGGCACATGTTAACTTAGGTAAAGTTTCTTTTATGTCTAAGCATGAGTTAATACCTTTAAGTgaacaaaaatatgaaaattgcaAAACGTGCATGCTTAGTAAGATTACAAGAACACCTTTCAAAAGTGTTAAAAGAAAATCTGAAATGTTAGAACTTATACATAGTGATCTTTGTGTTTTTCATAGTACACCATCATTAGgctgatgtgcaaattttatttaaccacAAGCGCACGGTGTACATGTAGatgcgggtcgaacacaaggaagttaggacaagaaacttgctaatttctACTAAAAATATTGCTTGAAGAGAAAaatgtttgattggtttttggctaataaactaaaaatgcaataaGAAATTGGATTGAAACTATATGATGAAAAGATCTAGGGTGTCGAAAATCCcttaaattcttgtatgatcaaactcttattagtgtctatgaaatgtcAGATTAGTTGTGTATATaaatatgatcttgttaatctcaaactctcgctctgttgattaactaCTAGATTTAGAGCTTaataattcaattctcacacgctagttttattgaacgaattaataagaatttaactaaaatttaccctaaagcaaagtcgatcccaatctcacacgctagttctattgactagtccgacaaaacatgtttaatttagagttattagcacaattcaaccactttaatcctaatttcatatacacattcaataatcaaatcatacttgaattataggttcaaaccctaacctTAGAAAATAAATCTACTCACTATTCATGGTGGAAACAATGAACACAAACCCTAGAATGAAATTAAGTATgataaaagataataataatgaaattgcaaggaaaaacaataattaaactatGAAACACACAATTAAAGATCTAAGAGAcaaaaataggaagaacaatactacttttattaaatgacaatttcaaggaaaaacaattaaagtttgacaagaaaagattaaactaatacaaatttgataaaaaaagattaaactaCTAATAAGAAAGTAAATCaaagacaagaaattaaaagcttataagtattaaaaatggTGTTTAATGGAAAGGAGGATgaaaaggaagaaggagaaagaaGAGGGTTTTCAATCTCCCCTTTTATTCTCCCCCCAAAGGAGGCTTAATCTAATTGCTCCTTATTAACCACTAAATAAACCCTAagaacttaattaaaaaaagataaaagaaaataatacaaaattaaagtattgaaaaatatgcTGCACATAATCCAGAAGAAAAAGCCTACTCGGTGTCCTCTTCCACGACTAGAAAGCCGAGTCGACGTTTTTGGCTGACAGTTTCAGCGAATTtcaaacgatcgtcatttcttgctTGGTTATCGGAATTGAGCATATAATATACCGTTAGAAAACTCTTGAATTGAAGTCTAGTTTTCAATGCCGTAAACCATGCATTAATGCGATgtttctatcaaaagttatgaccaagAGAGTAGATATGTAtaaaatttcacctcaaaacttttgcattataaacactctTCTACTCTTTTGCTCATCTTCTTTGTAGACCATCTTCACTCGAGCTGAAATCTCCTTAGTGaactccgtcatcattaaaactataagaattatgcttacaacaatcaaaaccactcaaaatcaacatgaataaccaaaacgaGTGAAGtaacataaatcttcaaaataatcaCAGAATTAATAACAACGATCATCATTAAGGagaataaaatgatataaataagtgcaaataattgcacttattaTAGGCATAAAAGATATGTAattacttttattgatgattattcaagATTTTGTTATGTTTATCTTTTGCATTCAAAAGATGAGGCACTTAACTCTTTCAAAGTTTACAAGAAGGAAGTTGAACTTCAAATTAATTGTAAACTTAAGAGATTAAGAATCGACAAAGGAGGAGAACACTATGATCCTCATTATTTCCAATCAACAGGAATTATACATGAAAAAACCGTCGGTTATGCACCACAATCCAATGGTTTGGCGAAAAGGAAGAATCGAACTTTTCAAGAAATGATTAATTCCATGTTGTCATACTTAAACTTGAGTGATGGATTTTGGGGAGAAGCAATGTTGACCGCATGTCACATTCTAAACCGGGTTCCATCTAGAACCAATAAGGAAACCCCTTATGAATTATGGTACAAAAAGAAACCAAACTTAAGTTATCTTAAGGTTTAGGGTTATAGGGCTATCGTAAGGGTACCCAGacaaaaaagaaagaaactcGATGAACAAGGTCTTGAATGCATCTTTATaggttatgcaaatcaaagTAAAGCCTATAGGTTCTATGTCATAGAACAAAATGACTATATCTTGATCCATTCAATAATTGAGTCTAGAGATGcaatatttgatgaaaatagatTCTCATCAATTGGTAGACAAAGAAACCTACACATAAGTACTGATGACAATGTTTTGAAAATATTCAACAAGAAAATCCACATGAAGATGATGTTGATGAAAATCAACAAATTGTCTTGCAAGATACTCCAATGTATGAAGAAGATATTCCTAGAAGAAGTAAAAGACAAAGAAATGCAAAGTCTTATGGTCCTGACTTTTATGTATATCTAGTAGAAGGTACTAGAAATGACGTTCATTCTATATTTACTAAATGTGGAAGGCGAACCATTGATGTATAGCGATGCTATGGCATCACAAGATAGTTCCTTTTGGAAAGAAGCTATCAATGATGAAATGGATTCCATCATGGGAAATAATATGTGGGTATTAGTTGATTTACCTTCGTCTTGTAAACCGATTGGTTGCAAGTAGATCTTTCGAAAGAAGATGAGAATTGATGGTACTATCAATAAGTTTAAGGCCTGTTTAGTGGCACAAGGCTTTCGACAAAAGCACGAAATCGATCATTTCGATACATATGCAGTAGTTGCAAGAACAACCACCATTCGGTTGTTGGTAGCATTGGCTTCGATTCACAATCTAGTGAATCATCAAATGGACGTGAAAATCGGCTTTTTTGTATGGAGAACTAGATGAAGAAGTTTATATGAAGAAACCCAAGGGGTTTGTTTTAAAAGTACATGAAAATAAGGTGTGCAAACTTGTAAAGTCGTTATACGAACTAAAACAAGCACCAAAAAATGGCGTCAAAAGTTTGATGAGACGGTGTTGTACTTTGGATTCAAATTGAATCAAGCCGATAAGTGCGTTTATAGAAAATTCGATGGGCAAGGCGACAGAGTTATTATATGCCTCTAAGTTGATGATATGCTCATATTTGGTACTAATTTAGTACGGGTTCAAGAGACAAAAGAGTTTTTGTCAAGTTCATTCCAATGAAGGTTATGGAGGAGGCCGATGTGATCTTAGGAATCAAGATCATAAGAGATGGCAATGGAATCAAGTTAAGTCAGTCTCATTATATCGAGAAATTACTTACAAGATTCAACATGTTTGATATAACTCTGATGTCAACCCCTATGGATCAACATGTCAAGCTTTGTAGACATGATAAGGAACCAGTTTTGCAATTATCGAATTCAACGGTTATTAGATCGCTAATGTATACGAAGACTTGTACGAGACCTGATATAGCCTTTGCGGTGGCTAAGTTAAGTAGGTTTACAAGTAATCCAGGACCGCATCATTGGAAAGCGGTTAAAAGAGTATTAAAATACTTGAAGGGTACTATAGATCGTGGTATCACTAATAGTGGAGAACCTCCGATTTTGGAAGCTTATTCTGATGCAAGTTGATTCACAAATGAAGAGGAGACTATTTTTACAAGTGGTTGGGTATTCGTTTATGGGAGAGGAGCCATATCATGGTCTTCCAAGAAACAAACATGCATTGCGGATTCCACTATGGCTTCTGAGTTTATAGCGTTACCGTCTTCAGGAAAGGAAGCAGAATGGTTATGGGATCTCATGTTTGAACCTATATTACCAATGTCTATATCACCGGTGGCAACTCATACGGATTGCAGGACGACATTGGCGAAGGcttatagtcaagtgtataaCAGTAAATCTCATCATATTGCTCTTAGGCACAGCCTAGTGCAAGGATTTATCGTTAATGGGGTCATAACTCTTGATTATGTGAACACTAAGTTCAATTTGGTTGATTTCTTCACTAAAGCCATGAGTAGTGATTCAATTGAACAAGCGTCAATTGCACTCGGATTACGTTAACTAAAATTCAATTAGAAAGCCCAATTCACGCACGATTAACGTTGTGTCTGAATTCAATGTGGTGAAATTCTCTTCGGATTTTGTAAGCAACAAGTTTTAATGACCCATAGTTTCTTTAGACCGTGAGTAGCGAGGTAGTCATCACTTAAAGTTCTCAAGGCTCGGATTTGAAGAGCTCTTGGCGAAGTATCCGTTCTCGGAGATATTTTATACGTAAGGAgaacctacctatataagtttgaagttttgGCCGTTTCAAGTTGTCAAAATT from Amaranthus tricolor cultivar Red isolate AtriRed21 chromosome 3, ASM2621246v1, whole genome shotgun sequence includes:
- the LOC130807316 gene encoding NAC transcription factor 56, whose translation is MDTTHSPGSGGSQNPSEQQLQHPTHPQLPPGFRFHPTDEELVVHYLKRKVQSAPLPVSIIAEVDLYKFDPWELPAKAVFGEQEWYFFSPRDRKYPNGARPNRAATSGYWKATGTDKPVLSTGSNQKVGVKKALVFYGGKPPRGIKTNWIMHEYRLLDHNKSHNKPPGYDHPNRKGSLRLDDWVLCRIYKKNNTSRPMDHEREDSMDDMMMMGPMIPSSTNDIVHHDASSLNYGSILDNTHVHQNNIFDTMMGSGHLMDPRLSSPPSPLPLKRSLPSLYWGVNNDGGGGGGGDCIDSPSKRLSILQMSINDNGNINEESEARSDHQGINLLNQQPSMLGSLSSYPLHGLNWYNS